One window of the Runella slithyformis DSM 19594 genome contains the following:
- the purH gene encoding bifunctional phosphoribosylaminoimidazolecarboxamide formyltransferase/IMP cyclohydrolase: MKKIQSALLSVYYKDGLEPIVKLLHQNGVKLYSTGGTQTFIENMGIPVTAVEDLTGYPSIFGGRVKTLHPAVFGGILYRREDEGDVAQAAQFNIPAIDLVVVDLYPFEETVASGASDEDIIEKIDIGGISLIRAGAKNFQDSLIVSSRTQYADILSILTEKGCATELSDRRRYALEAFATTSHYDTAINQWFVHQSGGTPALTSNIYAFTELPQNSLRYGENPHQSATFYGDLEAMFDKLHGKELSYNNLVDVDACVALIDEFGTEPTFAIIKHTNACGVATAPTAKEAYLTALACDPVSAFGGVIITNATVDMDTAEELNKLFMEILIAPAYEPEALALLQSKKNRILLQRKTVGLPMKMFKTILNGVLEQDKDIVVETASQFKTVTVKAPTESEVRALEFALKVCKHTKSNTIVLATENRLIASGTGQTSRVDALRQAIDKALAFGFELKGSVMASDAFFPFADCVEIARLAGVTAVVQPGGSIRDQESINYCDANDMAMVTTGVRHFKH, encoded by the coding sequence ATGAAAAAAATTCAATCGGCTTTACTTTCTGTCTATTACAAAGACGGTCTCGAACCTATTGTTAAACTTCTCCACCAAAACGGTGTCAAACTGTATTCGACGGGTGGTACCCAAACGTTCATCGAAAACATGGGTATTCCCGTAACGGCGGTGGAAGACCTCACGGGCTATCCGTCTATTTTCGGCGGCCGGGTCAAGACCCTGCACCCTGCGGTATTTGGCGGTATTCTGTACCGTCGCGAAGACGAGGGAGATGTGGCGCAGGCGGCGCAGTTCAATATTCCGGCCATTGATCTGGTCGTGGTAGATCTGTATCCGTTTGAAGAAACCGTGGCCTCGGGAGCGAGCGATGAAGACATTATCGAGAAGATCGACATTGGAGGTATCTCACTGATTCGGGCGGGGGCCAAAAACTTTCAGGATTCCCTCATCGTATCGTCGCGGACGCAATACGCCGATATTCTTTCGATTCTGACCGAAAAAGGCTGCGCTACCGAGCTGTCAGACCGCCGTCGTTATGCGTTGGAGGCCTTTGCCACCACCAGTCATTACGATACGGCCATCAATCAATGGTTTGTGCATCAGTCGGGCGGTACGCCGGCGTTGACCTCCAATATTTATGCCTTTACCGAATTGCCCCAAAATTCGCTGCGCTACGGTGAAAACCCCCACCAGTCGGCCACGTTTTACGGCGATCTGGAGGCGATGTTTGATAAACTGCACGGAAAAGAATTGTCTTACAATAACCTGGTCGATGTGGATGCGTGTGTGGCGCTGATCGATGAGTTTGGCACCGAACCGACCTTTGCCATCATCAAGCACACCAATGCCTGCGGGGTGGCCACGGCCCCTACCGCTAAAGAAGCTTATCTGACGGCTTTGGCCTGCGATCCCGTTTCTGCGTTTGGAGGGGTCATCATCACCAATGCAACCGTTGACATGGATACGGCGGAGGAATTGAACAAACTGTTCATGGAAATTCTGATCGCTCCGGCGTACGAGCCCGAAGCGCTGGCGTTGCTGCAATCCAAGAAAAACCGCATTTTACTGCAGCGTAAAACCGTGGGCCTGCCCATGAAGATGTTCAAAACTATTCTGAACGGAGTGTTGGAGCAGGACAAAGACATTGTGGTGGAAACCGCGTCGCAATTCAAAACGGTGACCGTAAAAGCACCTACGGAATCGGAAGTGCGGGCGCTGGAGTTTGCGTTGAAAGTGTGTAAGCACACCAAGTCAAATACGATTGTGCTGGCTACCGAAAACCGCCTCATTGCGAGCGGAACGGGCCAAACTTCCCGCGTGGATGCGCTGCGTCAGGCCATTGACAAGGCCCTTGCTTTTGGATTTGAACTGAAAGGCTCGGTCATGGCTTCGGATGCCTTCTTCCCTTTTGCCGATTGCGTGGAGATCGCCCGTTTGGCGGGGGTCACGGCCGTTGTGCAGCCGGGAGGGTCTATTCGCGATCAGGAATCCATTAATTACTGCGATGCCAATGACATGGCAATGGTGACGACGGGTGTGCGGCACTTTAAACACTGA
- a CDS encoding REP-associated tyrosine transposase: MGLKNKISEGHTYFLTMTVVDWVDVFTRPMYKTIIIDSLRYCQKEKGLEIYAWVLMTNHLHLLASATEGYNLSDILRDFKKFTSKKIVETVVKETESRKQWMLYRFNYHGFWHPKNQQFKFWQDGNEAKEIHSNDFLFQKLHYIHDNPVRAGIVEFPEEYLYSSARTYVGKKGLIDVIVV, encoded by the coding sequence ATGGGCTTAAAAAATAAAATCAGCGAAGGGCATACGTACTTTTTAACTATGACCGTGGTGGATTGGGTAGATGTTTTCACTCGTCCGATGTACAAAACTATTATTATTGACTCTCTTCGATATTGCCAAAAAGAGAAAGGATTGGAAATATACGCATGGGTATTGATGACCAATCACCTACATTTATTAGCCTCTGCCACAGAGGGATATAATCTTTCAGATATTCTCCGTGATTTTAAGAAATTTACGTCCAAAAAAATAGTGGAAACAGTCGTCAAAGAAACGGAAAGCCGAAAGCAATGGATGTTGTATCGCTTTAATTATCATGGTTTTTGGCATCCGAAAAATCAACAGTTTAAATTTTGGCAAGACGGAAATGAAGCGAAAGAGATTCACAGTAATGACTTCCTGTTTCAAAAGCTGCATTACATACACGATAATCCTGTCAGAGCCGGTATTGTTGAGTTTCCCGAAGAATATCTGTATAGTTCAGCACGCACCTATGTGGGTAAAAAAGGACTGATAGACGTGATTGTTGTGTGA
- a CDS encoding alpha/beta hydrolase family protein: protein MLGFLWLCGMPMSYAQSSEPDIFQALPHEKQLSTFSGFPCASFVFNGRQAKVVKPLKTAQNAPWVWRARFWGHEPQADSTLLACGFHVVYCDVAELYGNAQAIEIWNQFYDFLHQAGLSPKVALEGFSRGGIYAYNWAIANPEKVSCVYADAPVLDLKSWPGGKGRSPGSPKDWELFKQDYNLKTEEEAMQFKGSPLDNVDKIVKGGYPMLHVCGDADDVVPIEENTTLFEQRVKALGGNITVIHKPGVNHHPHSLKDPSPIVAFILRAAWRD, encoded by the coding sequence ATGCTCGGTTTCCTTTGGCTTTGCGGCATGCCGATGTCGTATGCTCAATCCTCTGAACCGGATATTTTCCAAGCGCTTCCCCACGAAAAACAACTCAGTACGTTTAGCGGCTTCCCCTGTGCTTCGTTTGTCTTCAACGGTCGGCAGGCCAAGGTCGTGAAGCCCCTCAAAACGGCACAGAATGCGCCTTGGGTATGGCGGGCGCGCTTTTGGGGGCACGAGCCGCAGGCCGACAGCACCCTGTTGGCCTGCGGATTTCACGTAGTGTATTGCGACGTAGCCGAGCTCTACGGCAACGCACAGGCCATTGAGATCTGGAATCAATTTTACGACTTTCTGCACCAAGCGGGGCTTTCTCCCAAAGTCGCCCTGGAGGGGTTCAGTCGCGGGGGTATCTATGCGTACAATTGGGCCATCGCCAATCCCGAAAAAGTATCCTGTGTCTACGCCGATGCGCCCGTGCTTGACCTGAAAAGTTGGCCCGGCGGCAAAGGTCGCAGTCCGGGCAGCCCGAAAGACTGGGAGCTGTTTAAGCAGGATTACAATCTCAAAACGGAAGAAGAGGCCATGCAATTCAAAGGAAGTCCGCTCGACAACGTCGATAAGATCGTCAAAGGCGGCTATCCCATGCTGCACGTATGCGGCGATGCCGACGATGTGGTGCCGATCGAAGAAAACACGACACTGTTTGAGCAGCGTGTCAAAGCACTCGGCGGCAACATCACCGTCATTCATAAGCCCGGCGTAAATCACCACCCACACAGCCTGAAAGACCCCTCTCCCATCGTGGCGTTTATCTTACGCGCTGCATGGAGGGATTAG
- a CDS encoding M15 family metallopeptidase, which yields MKSSPVLNSLLRLPAIVSSRTFRPFLIRKNPRCTAPALSAFLLCCSTAYAQSEYLKAYPAHIARVTKNEIIWKDSTVMPFDDGQRKSFAQLLENADPEDQLVQRYPTSGAPKPPSVNQDPGRFRYEPFFRKMYGNTEAEVRKNLVEIIWLPNTLKKPLLVTKINNVDKQLQAVSDELERHPELLKYVNDPAGTFSWRVISGTNRLSMHSYGTAIDINLSLSHYWQWDCHCKDETLPLTYRNLIAVKVVEIFEKHGFIWGGKWYHYDTMHFEYRPELLLK from the coding sequence ATGAAATCATCGCCCGTCTTAAATAGCCTTTTGAGGCTACCGGCCATCGTCAGTTCACGAACTTTCAGGCCGTTTTTGATCCGTAAAAATCCGCGATGCACCGCCCCTGCATTATCCGCGTTCTTATTATGTTGTTCAACGGCATACGCCCAATCCGAATACCTCAAAGCCTATCCCGCCCACATCGCACGGGTGACCAAAAATGAGATCATTTGGAAAGATTCAACGGTTATGCCTTTTGACGACGGGCAAAGAAAATCATTTGCCCAACTTCTGGAAAACGCTGACCCGGAAGACCAGTTGGTGCAACGCTACCCTACGTCAGGCGCTCCAAAGCCTCCTTCAGTGAATCAGGACCCGGGGCGTTTTCGTTATGAGCCTTTTTTTCGAAAGATGTACGGAAATACCGAAGCCGAAGTACGTAAAAACCTGGTCGAGATCATCTGGCTGCCTAACACCCTGAAAAAACCACTTTTGGTCACGAAAATAAACAACGTTGATAAACAGTTGCAGGCCGTTTCTGACGAATTGGAACGGCATCCCGAACTGTTGAAATACGTCAACGATCCTGCCGGCACCTTTTCGTGGCGCGTCATCAGCGGCACCAACCGGCTCAGTATGCACAGCTACGGCACCGCCATCGACATCAATCTCAGCCTCTCGCATTATTGGCAATGGGACTGCCATTGCAAAGATGAAACCCTACCGCTCACCTACCGCAACCTCATCGCCGTCAAGGTGGTAGAAATCTTTGAAAAACACGGCTTTATCTGGGGCGGCAAATGGTACCATTACGATACCATGCACTTCGAATACCGGCCCGAATTATTGCTGAAATGA
- a CDS encoding MFS transporter has protein sequence MKRPYYLLPLVVAAQFAGTSLWFAVNAVMQTLQTFHPQTAAFMPTMTTAVQLGFVLGTLFYSYFSIADRFSPVRVFMVSAILAAVCNLSVWVSYRSLEGLFTARLGVGFFLAGVYPVGMKICSDWYETGLGKALGYLVGALVLGTAFPYILKSFSYTLPWEYVIYCTSALAVSGGAVIGLWVKDGPFRRVAGRFNPTVLRDVFKDAAFRRSAFGYFGHMFELYTFWAFVPVIIASYNQLTHQALPVSFLSFCVIASGTLGCVLTGELSLWWGSHRTAWVALLLSCICCILCVFLPYFSRVIFSVFMLIWGISVAGDSPQFSTLVSLNAPANYRATAITLVTSIGFFITIPSLYITQWLFNAYGHSAVSVLALGGVFGLTASRRI, from the coding sequence ATGAAACGACCCTATTACCTCCTTCCGCTTGTGGTGGCGGCGCAATTTGCCGGTACATCGCTTTGGTTTGCCGTCAACGCAGTGATGCAGACGTTGCAGACTTTTCATCCCCAAACGGCCGCTTTTATGCCTACCATGACCACAGCCGTTCAGCTGGGGTTTGTACTGGGAACGCTTTTCTATTCGTATTTTTCCATTGCCGATCGTTTTTCTCCCGTGCGGGTTTTTATGGTTTCAGCCATTCTGGCGGCGGTGTGTAATTTGAGCGTGTGGGTCAGTTATCGGTCGCTTGAAGGCTTATTTACCGCCCGGTTGGGGGTTGGCTTCTTTCTGGCCGGTGTGTACCCGGTAGGCATGAAAATTTGCAGTGATTGGTACGAAACAGGACTGGGCAAAGCGTTGGGGTATTTGGTGGGCGCATTGGTACTCGGAACGGCCTTTCCGTATATTCTTAAATCATTTTCCTACACATTGCCTTGGGAATACGTGATTTACTGCACCTCGGCTTTGGCGGTTTCAGGGGGGGCGGTGATCGGCCTTTGGGTAAAAGACGGCCCTTTTCGGCGGGTGGCGGGGCGTTTTAATCCCACCGTGTTGCGCGATGTATTTAAAGATGCCGCCTTTCGACGCTCGGCTTTTGGGTATTTCGGACATATGTTTGAGCTATATACCTTTTGGGCCTTTGTTCCGGTGATCATTGCTTCCTATAATCAACTTACGCATCAGGCACTTCCGGTGTCGTTCTTATCTTTTTGTGTCATTGCTTCGGGCACGTTGGGGTGTGTGTTGACGGGAGAGCTTTCTCTGTGGTGGGGAAGTCATCGTACGGCTTGGGTTGCCCTGCTGCTTTCGTGCATTTGCTGTATTCTCTGCGTTTTTTTGCCTTATTTTTCGAGGGTGATTTTTTCGGTTTTTATGTTGATTTGGGGAATCAGCGTGGCCGGAGATTCGCCGCAGTTTTCCACGTTGGTTTCGCTTAATGCTCCCGCCAATTACCGAGCTACGGCCATAACGCTGGTGACTTCGATCGGTTTCTTCATTACTATTCCCAGCCTGTATATTACCCAATGGCTTTTTAACGCCTATGGGCATTCGGCAGTATCGGTACTGGCGCTGGGAGGTGTCTTTGGCCTGACGGCGTCGCGGAGAATATAG